Proteins encoded within one genomic window of Episyrphus balteatus chromosome 1, idEpiBalt1.1, whole genome shotgun sequence:
- the LOC129921212 gene encoding uncharacterized protein LOC129921212, producing the protein MHSGVSETFAFVRQEFWIMGSRNIIRKTIHQCHQCFMQRRITSQQIMGDLPSYRIQPNRPFTNTGLDYAGPLTIRLSRCRNAKTSKAYIAFFVCMTTKAIHLELVNDLTTDAFIAAFRRFVSRRGKCSIVYSDNGTNFQGARRCLTEMHKLVMEQSHNDVITDALAKDGIAWHFIPPSSPHFGGLWEAGVKSVKLHLRRVIGKSILTFEELCTLLCQVEAILNSRPLCSMSDCNLNPLTPAHFLVGQPMKAVIEPSHLDTPINRLSHWNHIQNMVQGFWKRWHTEYLTTLQERPKWQRSTPNFKSGDLVVIKEPNLPPTKWILGRVVSVHPGTDQQVRVVTVKTAAGTFIRLIAKLALLPTS; encoded by the coding sequence ATGCACTCAGGGGTATCTGAAACTTTCGCCTTTGTCCGACAAGAATTTTGGATAATGGGCAGCCGAAACATCATTCGAAAAACTATCCATCAATGCCATCAATGTTTTATGCAGAGAAGAATTACTAGCCAACAGATAATGGGAGATTTGCCATCTTATCGCATACAACCGAACCGGCCATTCACTAATACAGGCTTAGATTATGCTGGCCCACTGACGATAAGGTTATCCCGCTGTCGCAATGCTAAAACATCCAAAGCATACATAGCATTTTTTGTGTGCATGACTACGAAGGCTATACATTTGGAGTTGGTGAATGATCTCACCACAGATGCCTTCATTGCAGCTTTTCGCAGATTTGTCTCTCGCCGGGGCAAATGCTCTATTGTATACAGCGACAATGGGACAAATTTCCAAGGCGCTAGGCGGTGCCTTACTGAGATGCACAAACTGGTTATGGAGCAATCTCACAATGATGTTATCACTGACGCTCTCGCCAAGGATGGTATAGCTTGGCACTTCATCCCTCCGTCAAGTCCACACTTTGGCGGATTGTGGGAGGCGGGCGTTAAGTCAGTTAAACTGCACTTACGTCGTGTTATcggaaaatcaattttaactTTTGAAGAATTATGTACCCTTTTGTGTCAAGTAGAAGCTATTCTTAATTCTCGTCCTTTGTGTTCTATGTCCGACTGTAATTTAAACCCTCTAACCCCAGCTCACTTTCTTGTAGGTCAACCAATGAAAGCTGTTATAGAGCCGAGCCATTTGGATACCCCCATCAACAGACTATCCCATTGGAATCATATCCAAAACATGGTCCAGGGATTCTGGAAGAGATGGCACACAGAATACCTGACAACGCTCCAAGAGCGACCAAAGTGGCAACGAAGTACACCAAACTTCAAATCTGGGGACTTAGTGGTAATCAAAGAACCAAATTTACCACCCACTAAATGGATTTTGGGCAGAGTCGTTTCTGTTCATCCGGGGACAGACCAACAAGTACGAGTCGTTACCGTAAAAACAGCAGCCGGAACATTTATCCGCCTTATAGCGAAACTTGCGCTCTTACCGACATCCTGA